From the genome of Gopherus evgoodei ecotype Sinaloan lineage chromosome 5, rGopEvg1_v1.p, whole genome shotgun sequence, one region includes:
- the LOC115652790 gene encoding interleukin-8-like, with protein MNSKLVVAVLALFLIYAAVSEGVSLARMGNELRCQCIDLHSKFIPPRSIRDVKLTPSGPHCQNTEIIATLKDGREVCLDPTAQWVKIIIKAILDKAQANAEAKR; from the exons ATGAACAGCAAGTTGGTTGTTGCTGTCTTGGCTCTTTTCCTAATCTACGCAGCGGTGTCAGAAG GGGTGAGTCTGGCAAGGATGGGGAACGAGCTCCGATGCCAGTGCATCGACTTGCATTCCAAGTTCATCCCTCCCAGGAGCATTCGAGATGTGAAGCTGACCCCGAGCGGACCTCACTGCCAGAACACTGAAATCAT CGCTACTCTCAAGGATGGCAGAGAAGTGTGCTTGGATCCCACTGCTCAATGGGTGAAGATCATCATTAAAGCAATTTTGGACAA AGCTCAAGCCAATGCTGAGGCAAAACGCTAA
- the LOC115652791 gene encoding interleukin-8-like — protein MNGKLVVAILALFLIYAVVSEGMSLARMGNELRCQCIDLHSKFIPPRNIRDVKLTQSGPHCQNTEIIATLKDGREVCLDPTAQWVKIIIKAILDKAQANAEAKR, from the exons ATGAACGGCAAGTTGGTTGTTGCTATCTTGGCTCTTTTCCTAATCTACGCAGTGGTGTCAGAAG GGATGAGTCTGGCAAGGATGGGGAACGAGCTCCGATGCCAGTGCATCGACTTGCATTCCAAGTTCATCCCTCCCAGGAACATTCGAGATGTGAAGCTGACCCAGAGCGGACCTCACTGCCAGAACACTGAAATCAT CGCTACTCTCAAGGATGGCAGAGAAGTGTGCTTGGATCCCACTGCTCAATGGGTGAAGATCATCATTAAAGCAATTTTGGACAA AGCTCAAGCCAATGCTGAGGCAAAACGCTAA